In Terriglobus sp. TAA 43, a single window of DNA contains:
- a CDS encoding amino acid permease has translation MANLFARKTMDVLLAEAREEGAHTLQRSLGPFALTSLGVGAVIGAGIFVLAGIGAHNAGPALILSYVLSGLGCVFAGLCYAEFAAMIPLAGSAYTYAYATLGEIFAWIIGWDLTLEYAMGASTVSGGWSNHFIEFLNIFGIKFPLWLAYDHWTGLRTATDQVARAMLHAQHPELIAGTKAFSDALEALKLAAPAALTEQAHTLLNAPHLFGMEIGFNLPAFIIALIITAILVVGIQESAKFNAGIVVMKVAVVLFVIGLGSHYISHSNWGGDWHTFAPMGVGGIGTAAGLIFFSYIGFDAVSTTAQEAKNPQRDLPIGIILSLIICTVLYIGVAAVLTGMVYWPDINIEAPVVSAFLSHNLAWAANIITVGALAGLTSVMLVMLLGQSRVLYAMAKDGLLPNKFFGSIHPKFRTPWKATILAGVLAAIVGSVTPIDDIGKMVNIGTLLAFVIVCIAIMVLRKTDPDRERPFRAPLVWPIPVVPVLGVLFNGYMMYKLGIWNWVRLIGWLVIGMVVYFTYSRKNSRVQLGLPDPEPVDHL, from the coding sequence ATGGCGAATCTTTTTGCCCGTAAAACCATGGATGTCCTGCTCGCGGAGGCACGCGAAGAGGGCGCCCACACACTGCAACGGTCGCTTGGGCCGTTTGCTTTGACTTCGCTGGGTGTTGGCGCGGTCATCGGCGCGGGCATCTTTGTGCTTGCGGGCATCGGCGCGCACAATGCGGGACCGGCCTTGATCCTGTCCTATGTACTGAGCGGCCTGGGCTGTGTGTTTGCGGGACTCTGCTATGCGGAGTTCGCTGCAATGATTCCGCTAGCGGGTTCTGCCTACACCTATGCGTATGCAACGCTGGGCGAGATTTTCGCGTGGATTATCGGCTGGGACCTGACGCTGGAATATGCGATGGGTGCCTCGACGGTGTCAGGTGGATGGTCGAATCACTTCATCGAATTCCTGAACATCTTCGGCATCAAGTTTCCCTTGTGGCTGGCGTATGACCACTGGACCGGTCTGCGTACCGCGACTGACCAGGTGGCACGTGCGATGTTGCATGCGCAGCACCCGGAACTGATTGCGGGAACGAAGGCCTTTTCTGATGCGCTTGAGGCGCTGAAGCTGGCCGCTCCGGCTGCATTGACGGAACAGGCACATACTTTGTTGAATGCGCCTCATCTGTTCGGCATGGAGATTGGATTCAACCTGCCAGCGTTCATTATCGCCTTGATCATTACGGCGATTCTGGTGGTGGGAATTCAGGAATCGGCGAAGTTCAACGCGGGCATCGTCGTGATGAAGGTCGCAGTAGTGCTGTTCGTCATCGGCCTGGGATCGCATTACATCAGCCACTCAAACTGGGGTGGTGACTGGCACACTTTCGCACCCATGGGTGTGGGCGGCATTGGTACTGCAGCCGGACTGATCTTCTTCAGCTATATTGGCTTCGATGCGGTGTCGACAACGGCACAGGAAGCCAAGAACCCGCAGCGCGATCTGCCTATCGGCATCATTCTTTCGCTGATTATCTGCACCGTGCTGTACATCGGCGTCGCGGCCGTACTGACGGGCATGGTCTACTGGCCCGACATCAACATTGAGGCACCGGTGGTGAGCGCGTTCCTGTCGCATAACCTGGCATGGGCTGCGAACATCATTACGGTCGGCGCACTGGCGGGCCTTACCAGCGTCATGTTGGTGATGCTGCTGGGACAGTCGCGTGTGCTGTATGCAATGGCGAAGGACGGTCTGCTGCCAAACAAGTTCTTTGGCTCTATCCATCCGAAGTTCCGCACCCCCTGGAAGGCCACCATCCTTGCAGGCGTGCTGGCAGCGATTGTGGGTTCCGTTACGCCAATCGACGATATTGGCAAGATGGTGAACATTGGAACGTTGCTGGCGTTCGTGATCGTGTGCATTGCGATCATGGTGCTGCGCAAGACCGATCCAGATCGTGAGCGCCCGTTCCGCGCACCGCTGGTATGGCCGATTCCGGTAGTTCCGGTGCTCGGTGTATTGTTCAACGGCTACATGATGTACAAGCTGGGCATCTGGAACTGGGTCCGTCTGATCGGATGGCTGGTGATCGGTATGGTGGTGTACTTCACCTACTCGCGCAAGAACAGCCGCGTGCAGTTGGGACTGCCTGATCCCGAACCGGTTGACCACCTGTAA
- a CDS encoding anti-sigma factor, which yields MTCTEFLAQMTDYFDGQVEPELLTEIQSHLCECHHCEILVDTTRQTIHVYKNHQVYDLTDEVRERTVQRILAACTGRKSISASGQR from the coding sequence ATGACCTGCACGGAATTTCTGGCCCAAATGACGGATTATTTCGACGGACAGGTCGAGCCTGAGCTGCTGACGGAAATTCAGTCACATCTGTGCGAGTGCCACCACTGCGAAATTCTTGTGGACACCACCCGCCAGACCATTCATGTCTATAAGAATCATCAGGTTTACGACCTGACCGACGAAGTGCGAGAGCGCACGGTGCAGCGTATTCTGGCTGCGTGCACGGGACGTAAGTCCATTTCTGCTTCGGGGCAGCGATAG
- the gnd gene encoding phosphogluconate dehydrogenase (NAD(+)-dependent, decarboxylating), with protein sequence MQIGMIGLGRMGSNMVRRLVNAGHECVIYARTPATVAKVAAYGATGVASIEELIERLTPPRALWLMVPAGAVDDTVAQILPHFSANDILIDGGNSYYVDDIRRAKEVAQSGVKWVDVGTSGGVFGLERGYCLMIGGDEASVKSLDPIFKSLAPGRGSVDRTPGREKLPASTAEDGYLHCGPSGAGHFVKMVHNGIEYGIMGAYAEGLNILKHANAGKTVDSTDAETTPMRNPELYQYDFALPEIAEVWRRGSVVSSWLLDLTATALAASPELTEFGGRVSDSGEGRWTSIAAIDEGVPADILTTALYARFTSREGSIFADKLLSAMRFQFGGHEEKKA encoded by the coding sequence ATGCAGATCGGAATGATCGGACTCGGCAGGATGGGAAGCAACATGGTGCGGCGGCTCGTGAACGCTGGGCATGAGTGCGTGATCTATGCGCGAACACCTGCCACTGTTGCGAAGGTCGCAGCGTACGGTGCCACAGGCGTGGCTTCCATTGAAGAACTTATCGAACGTCTCACACCGCCGCGCGCGTTGTGGCTGATGGTGCCCGCAGGTGCAGTCGACGATACCGTTGCGCAGATTCTTCCGCACTTTAGCGCCAACGACATCCTGATCGATGGCGGAAACTCGTACTACGTTGACGACATCCGCCGTGCGAAGGAAGTTGCTCAATCCGGTGTGAAATGGGTCGATGTTGGAACGAGCGGAGGCGTCTTCGGCCTCGAACGTGGGTATTGCCTGATGATCGGTGGCGACGAAGCATCCGTGAAATCGCTGGATCCTATCTTCAAATCGCTTGCTCCAGGACGTGGCAGCGTGGATCGCACGCCGGGTCGAGAAAAACTCCCCGCCAGCACCGCGGAAGATGGCTACCTACACTGCGGGCCTTCGGGTGCAGGGCACTTCGTCAAGATGGTTCATAACGGCATCGAATACGGGATCATGGGCGCGTACGCCGAAGGGCTGAACATCCTGAAGCACGCAAACGCAGGTAAAACGGTTGATTCAACCGACGCGGAAACCACTCCGATGCGGAATCCCGAACTGTATCAATACGACTTTGCATTGCCGGAGATTGCCGAGGTCTGGCGTCGTGGCAGTGTCGTGTCGTCGTGGCTGCTCGATCTGACGGCTACTGCGCTGGCCGCATCACCGGAGTTGACGGAGTTCGGCGGAAGGGTCTCGGATTCTGGTGAAGGACGTTGGACGTCGATCGCTGCCATTGATGAAGGCGTTCCGGCAGACATCCTCACCACGGCCCTCTACGCCCGGTTCACCTCCCGCGAAGGCAGCATCTTCGCTGACAAATTGCTGTCCGCAATGCGGTTTCAGTTCGGCGGTCATGAAGAGAAGAAAGCATAG
- a CDS encoding nitronate monooxygenase family protein: MSKAWNHTRVAEKLGVVYPLIQGPLGGFPSQRLTAAVSNFGGLGSFGAHGLEPAVINERIAEIRSMTSKPFAMNLWVSMEDQGAHTSDDAAFQKALWHLAPHIKKVGGSAPNYSPYKGIRFEDQARALFDGGVPVFSFIYGVPPREILDEARRKGVITIGTATTPNEASALEQAGVDLVVASGFEAGGHRGSFLRSSEDSLTGTISLVPQTVDQVSIPVIAAGGIADTRGIAAAFALGAGGVQMGTVFLTCEESGAHPVHREAILSGKAKHTSLTRGFTGRLARGIQNELLETLNQPGVEILPYPLQRGLMRSLALPAQEARDAELLALWAGQSANLARCTNVEELLTTLVDSAAEKINRS, translated from the coding sequence ATGTCAAAGGCATGGAATCATACCCGAGTTGCCGAGAAGCTTGGCGTCGTATATCCCCTGATTCAGGGACCGCTCGGCGGCTTTCCATCGCAACGTCTGACGGCTGCAGTATCCAACTTCGGAGGGCTCGGTTCTTTCGGAGCTCACGGGCTTGAACCGGCAGTGATCAACGAGCGAATTGCCGAGATTCGTTCTATGACCTCAAAGCCGTTCGCCATGAATCTTTGGGTTTCTATGGAAGATCAGGGCGCTCATACTTCGGATGATGCCGCCTTTCAAAAGGCGCTGTGGCATCTGGCCCCGCATATCAAGAAAGTTGGCGGATCGGCGCCGAATTACTCCCCATACAAGGGGATCCGATTTGAAGACCAGGCTCGCGCTTTGTTCGATGGCGGCGTTCCCGTCTTTTCGTTCATCTACGGCGTCCCTCCCCGAGAGATTCTCGATGAGGCGCGCAGGAAAGGCGTGATCACCATCGGCACAGCGACCACGCCTAACGAAGCATCAGCACTGGAACAAGCTGGTGTCGATTTGGTTGTTGCGTCAGGCTTCGAGGCAGGTGGGCATAGAGGATCATTCCTGCGCTCATCCGAGGACTCTCTTACCGGCACCATCTCCCTCGTTCCGCAGACGGTAGATCAAGTAAGTATTCCCGTCATCGCAGCAGGAGGCATTGCTGACACACGTGGCATAGCCGCCGCCTTCGCGCTTGGGGCTGGAGGGGTTCAGATGGGAACGGTTTTCTTAACGTGTGAGGAGTCGGGTGCGCATCCGGTTCACCGCGAGGCCATTCTCAGTGGCAAGGCTAAACACACGTCGCTGACTCGAGGCTTCACGGGAAGGCTCGCTCGTGGCATCCAGAATGAACTCCTTGAGACGCTCAATCAGCCCGGCGTGGAGATTTTGCCTTACCCGCTACAGAGGGGGCTGATGCGTAGCCTGGCACTCCCAGCACAGGAGGCGAGGGATGCTGAACTGCTTGCTCTTTGGGCTGGTCAAAGTGCGAATCTTGCTCGATGCACCAACGTGGAAGAGTTGCTGACAACACTTGTTGATAGCGCGGCAGAAAAGATCAACCGGTCGTGA
- a CDS encoding APC family permease produces the protein MSNIASSPESAETTEFVKGLGLFSATAIVMGSMVGSGIFIVPAEMARGVQSPALLIAAWLVTAAMTLIGALSYGELAAMMPKAGGQYVYLREGLGPMWGFLYGWTLFLVIQCGTIAAVAVAFGKFLGVFVPSVSASNWIWHIAHVPAWPVGPMVLGNMEVGLSTANFAAIIILTLLTLLNSFGVKLGALIQNIFTSAKIFALLMVVGLGLMAKNATAIAANFANGNFWAGAGVHTLHPVQVGVGGPTAMVGFLTVIAVVQVGSLFSSDAWNNVTFTAGEITNPKRNLPLSLAIGTGVVLLLYIAVNFIYLAVLPLHGVADGGTILQRGIQFASEDRVATAVMEQAFAGYGARIMALAVMISTFGCANGMLLSGARVYYTMSQDGLFFKAAGKLSPKSKAPVVSLWVQWAWTCLLCLSGSYGQLLDYVIFAVLVFYILTIVALFRLRKTRPDAERPYRAIGYPVLPGLYIVMASFICVVLLRYKPQYTWPGLILVLLGLPVYFLWRGRSASAAA, from the coding sequence GTGTCCAACATTGCCTCCTCACCTGAATCGGCCGAGACGACAGAGTTCGTCAAAGGCCTCGGATTGTTCTCTGCGACTGCCATCGTCATGGGTTCGATGGTGGGCAGTGGCATCTTCATTGTTCCGGCAGAGATGGCGCGGGGCGTGCAATCGCCAGCCCTATTGATCGCTGCGTGGCTGGTAACGGCTGCGATGACGCTGATCGGTGCGCTGAGCTATGGCGAGCTTGCCGCCATGATGCCGAAGGCGGGCGGTCAGTATGTGTATCTGCGCGAAGGTTTGGGGCCCATGTGGGGCTTTCTGTACGGCTGGACGCTGTTTCTGGTCATTCAGTGTGGCACGATCGCCGCAGTGGCCGTGGCTTTCGGCAAGTTTCTGGGCGTATTTGTGCCTAGCGTTTCGGCCAGCAACTGGATCTGGCATATTGCGCATGTTCCGGCATGGCCCGTTGGGCCAATGGTGCTGGGCAACATGGAAGTGGGGCTTTCGACGGCGAACTTTGCCGCGATCATCATTCTGACCCTGCTGACCCTCCTGAACAGCTTTGGCGTCAAGTTGGGCGCGTTGATTCAGAACATCTTCACCAGCGCCAAGATTTTCGCGTTGCTGATGGTGGTTGGGCTTGGGCTGATGGCGAAGAACGCCACCGCCATCGCGGCGAACTTTGCCAACGGCAACTTCTGGGCCGGTGCAGGTGTACATACGCTGCATCCGGTGCAGGTGGGAGTTGGCGGACCAACGGCGATGGTCGGTTTCCTGACCGTGATTGCCGTAGTACAGGTCGGATCGTTGTTCTCCAGTGACGCGTGGAATAACGTCACCTTTACTGCAGGCGAGATCACGAATCCGAAGCGGAATCTGCCGCTGTCGCTTGCGATTGGCACGGGTGTGGTTCTGTTGTTGTATATCGCAGTGAACTTCATCTACTTGGCGGTTTTGCCGCTGCATGGTGTGGCCGACGGCGGCACAATTCTGCAACGGGGCATCCAGTTTGCCAGCGAAGACCGCGTGGCTACGGCGGTGATGGAGCAGGCATTTGCCGGGTATGGCGCGCGGATCATGGCGCTGGCGGTGATGATCAGCACGTTTGGCTGTGCGAATGGCATGCTGTTGAGCGGCGCTCGCGTGTATTACACGATGAGCCAGGACGGTCTGTTTTTTAAGGCGGCTGGAAAGCTTTCACCCAAGTCAAAAGCTCCGGTAGTGAGCCTCTGGGTGCAGTGGGCATGGACCTGCCTGCTCTGCCTTTCGGGGTCGTACGGGCAACTGCTGGATTATGTGATCTTTGCGGTGCTGGTGTTTTATATCCTGACGATTGTGGCGCTGTTCCGGCTTCGCAAAACGCGTCCAGATGCGGAACGACCGTACCGGGCCATTGGATATCCCGTCTTGCCGGGGTTGTACATCGTGATGGCAAGCTTCATCTGTGTTGTACTCTTGCGATATAAGCCGCAATACACTTGGCCGGGGCTGATCCTGGTGCTGCTGGGACTCCCGGTGTATTTCCTTTGGCGGGGACGCTCTGCGTCTGCTGCAGCGTAG
- a CDS encoding RNA polymerase sigma factor codes for MPTVAEQTGTEEVHPDVALVEAARGGDAAAFEKLVRQYDRQIFRVAQHITQNREDAEDITQDVFMKAYGKLDQFQGNSKFSTWLTRIAVNESLMRLRKRKTSRTVSMDQEVQTEEGSIPRDFADWTPDPEQQYSSSELGDILQRTISGLSPGFRTVFTLRDIENLSTEETAEALGLSVPAVKSRLLRARLQLRERLSRYLKRKDGSVRP; via the coding sequence ATGCCAACGGTAGCCGAACAGACCGGAACAGAAGAAGTGCACCCCGACGTTGCGTTGGTGGAAGCTGCGCGCGGCGGCGATGCCGCTGCGTTTGAGAAGCTGGTGCGGCAATATGACCGCCAGATCTTCCGTGTAGCGCAGCACATCACGCAGAACCGCGAAGATGCTGAAGACATTACGCAGGACGTCTTCATGAAGGCGTATGGCAAGCTGGACCAGTTTCAGGGAAACAGCAAGTTCTCCACCTGGCTGACACGGATTGCCGTCAACGAGAGCCTGATGCGGCTGCGGAAACGCAAGACCAGCCGCACCGTCTCCATGGACCAGGAAGTGCAGACGGAAGAGGGTTCCATCCCTCGCGATTTCGCCGATTGGACACCCGATCCCGAGCAGCAGTACAGTTCTTCCGAGCTTGGAGACATCCTGCAGAGGACGATTTCAGGTTTGTCGCCAGGTTTCCGCACCGTTTTCACCCTCCGCGACATCGAAAACTTGTCGACGGAAGAAACGGCAGAGGCACTCGGATTGAGTGTCCCGGCGGTTAAGTCGAGATTGCTACGGGCAAGGCTTCAACTGCGTGAGCGTTTGAGCCGATACCTGAAGCGTAAGGATGGGAGCGTCAGACCGTGA